In one Geotoga petraea genomic region, the following are encoded:
- a CDS encoding POTRA domain-containing protein yields MKKFLLLLTLLMVVVISFSITKLETIEFDKDISFTATSVNSILEDYDIEEGKYVGEIDIKLAIRQMGNLGYFSSIDFILNEEQGLLKFLITYNPIIRDYAIEIDGDKLVNKDIIKDSIEVQTGLPLNVNNYKDILKQINNLYSSKGYPYISIDSNLNLSGDNLSLDEYETKDTKYSSDTLVLIIKEYSLWDLKLTDDFQYLDKEEIKNRVQFNFRKDWKDKFFLFRSPKKETYPSNESMQKLIGTLREMPYFSENTTINFEEIDIEDNIGGELLLVIGGEMPKFLDGEKQLDSINIEGNNYIEDFRIRDNLEITDNATISNLDVLKSIDKINQLYKENEYLFTEVQIDYLDKILTFNIKEKKIGNVEITKEATAKTQDYIVDSFVHMKKDDPANSKYLRNTVTAFTGSGFYEDVELLPTSMEEEYVNFSLKPIESTKRGKLMGGINWEMPKEKPWYYGFSGYAEVNMPNPFGYGQTFGINTEINPLKEEYKVGLTYDVIKLFKSDVNLGVGFDYKYTPKGLFNDTLNATVTNQISFNVSPRYQISDFSYITNSVSYDYYNTKDKGDISQGSGSIGYLYNSLDSPYRPYNGEYFSSSVFGAANFENFSNNYYGLNLEGKFFRSFYKFTSGTRLKVGYANDSTANDLFGYLVGGMNSVRTYTSAKRGDTNFLFNTELMYEVAKTPVPIDLFTFFDYGNAENDFTKLLNDPLYSFGAGVKLTVPFLGQLRFEYGWNKELIGGFTFGFGQVF; encoded by the coding sequence ATGAAGAAATTTTTACTGCTTTTAACTCTATTGATGGTTGTAGTGATATCATTTTCAATCACAAAACTTGAAACTATTGAATTTGACAAAGATATAAGCTTCACAGCCACAAGTGTTAATTCTATTTTAGAAGATTACGATATTGAAGAAGGAAAATATGTTGGTGAAATCGATATAAAACTTGCTATAAGGCAGATGGGGAATTTGGGATATTTTTCGTCTATTGATTTTATATTAAATGAAGAGCAAGGCTTATTAAAATTTTTAATAACTTATAATCCCATCATAAGAGATTATGCAATTGAAATAGATGGTGATAAATTAGTTAATAAAGATATCATAAAAGATAGCATAGAAGTTCAGACTGGACTACCATTAAATGTCAATAATTATAAGGATATTTTGAAACAAATTAACAATTTATATAGTAGTAAGGGATATCCATATATTTCTATAGATTCTAACTTAAATCTTTCAGGAGACAACTTATCACTTGATGAATATGAGACAAAAGACACAAAATATTCGTCTGACACACTGGTTTTAATCATCAAAGAGTATTCTCTTTGGGATTTAAAATTAACAGATGATTTTCAATATTTGGACAAAGAAGAGATAAAAAATAGAGTTCAGTTTAATTTCAGAAAAGACTGGAAGGACAAATTCTTCCTTTTTAGGTCTCCAAAAAAAGAAACATACCCTTCAAATGAATCAATGCAAAAATTAATAGGTACATTAAGGGAAATGCCATATTTTTCTGAAAATACAACTATAAATTTTGAAGAAATAGATATTGAAGACAATATTGGAGGAGAGCTTTTGCTTGTTATTGGCGGAGAAATGCCAAAATTTTTAGATGGAGAAAAACAACTCGATTCTATCAATATAGAAGGGAACAATTACATTGAAGATTTTAGAATTAGAGATAATTTAGAAATAACAGATAATGCAACAATTTCAAACTTAGATGTTTTAAAATCTATAGATAAAATCAACCAACTTTACAAAGAAAATGAATATTTATTTACAGAAGTACAAATAGATTATTTGGATAAAATACTTACTTTTAATATAAAAGAGAAAAAAATTGGAAATGTGGAAATAACAAAAGAAGCTACAGCAAAAACTCAAGATTATATTGTTGATTCTTTTGTACACATGAAAAAAGATGACCCTGCCAACTCTAAATATCTCAGAAATACAGTTACAGCTTTTACAGGCTCAGGATTTTACGAAGATGTAGAATTACTCCCAACTTCCATGGAAGAAGAATATGTCAACTTCTCTTTAAAACCTATAGAATCTACTAAGAGAGGTAAACTCATGGGGGGAATAAACTGGGAAATGCCAAAAGAAAAACCATGGTATTATGGCTTCTCGGGTTATGCTGAAGTTAATATGCCTAATCCTTTTGGTTATGGCCAAACCTTTGGTATCAATACGGAAATCAACCCTTTAAAAGAAGAATATAAAGTTGGACTAACTTATGACGTTATAAAGTTGTTTAAATCTGATGTCAATTTGGGTGTAGGATTTGATTACAAATATACACCTAAGGGACTATTCAACGATACTTTGAATGCAACAGTTACAAATCAAATCTCTTTTAATGTTTCACCAAGATATCAGATTTCTGATTTTTCATATATCACAAATAGTGTTTCTTATGATTATTACAACACAAAAGATAAAGGTGATATAAGCCAGGGTAGTGGATCCATTGGTTATCTCTATAATAGTTTGGATAGTCCTTATAGGCCTTATAATGGAGAGTATTTCTCTTCAAGTGTTTTTGGTGCTGCAAACTTTGAAAATTTTTCTAACAACTATTATGGTTTAAACTTGGAAGGAAAATTCTTCAGAAGTTTCTATAAATTTACAAGTGGTACAAGGTTAAAAGTTGGATACGCAAACGACTCTACAGCTAACGACTTATTTGGATACTTAGTAGGTGGTATGAACTCTGTTAGAACTTATACCTCTGCAAAAAGAGGGGATACGAATTTCTTATTCAACACAGAGCTCATGTATGAAGTTGCTAAAACTCCTGTACCAATAGACCTTTTTACATTTTTTGATTACGGAAATGCTGAAAATGACTTCACCAAACTATTAAACGATCCTCTTTATTCCTTTGGAGCCGGTGTAAAATTAACAGTGCCTTTCTTGGGCCAATTAAGATTTGAGTATGGCTGGAATAAAGAATTAATAGGTGGATTTACATTTGGATTTGGACAAGTATTCTGA
- a CDS encoding ATP-binding protein: protein MATLTNISDHILDICENAAYAKSSNCKLEIYEDEENFEFIVEDDGKGMDDETKNLALDPFFTTKKERVKKIGFGLPFLKYSSEITGGYFKIDSKKDKGTTIKCKFKKNHIDCQPIGDLGSTIFSVIYLNNDVDWVIKRCYKDNEYNLNTKNLKKFIDDLNKISIMKEIKELIISLENKIREDI, encoded by the coding sequence ATGGCAACACTAACTAACATATCAGATCATATTTTGGATATTTGTGAAAATGCTGCATATGCAAAATCCAGCAATTGTAAACTCGAAATTTATGAGGATGAAGAAAATTTTGAATTTATTGTTGAAGATGATGGAAAAGGGATGGATGACGAAACTAAAAATTTGGCTTTAGATCCTTTTTTTACAACTAAAAAAGAAAGAGTTAAAAAAATTGGTTTTGGACTGCCTTTTTTAAAATATTCTTCAGAGATAACGGGAGGTTATTTCAAAATTGATTCAAAAAAAGACAAGGGAACAACTATAAAATGTAAGTTTAAAAAAAATCATATAGATTGTCAACCAATTGGTGATTTGGGTTCTACTATATTCAGTGTAATATATTTAAATAATGATGTAGATTGGGTTATTAAAAGATGTTATAAAGATAATGAATATAATCTGAATACTAAAAATTTGAAAAAATTTATAGATGATTTAAATAAAATATCAATTATGAAAGAAATTAAAGAATTAATAATTTCATTAGAAAATAAAATTAGGGAGGATATATAA